A region from the Cellvibrio sp. PSBB006 genome encodes:
- the gspC gene encoding type II secretion system protein GspC, whose protein sequence is MQDKFISPRLALDQRTAQFEQVLRRGAALLGKVPLERWKWLATLLLVLWLSHSLARLFWLVAPTPDIPAATASAVVAPAGQSPSDAPPIDIASLTESEVFGKMDAAAAEEAAATPAPSVIEDDAVDTQLNLVLRGVIGSSDDASARAIIANGAEADVYAPGDELPVGRGVTLAKVLDLRVILNNNGRYESLWLYKDDPNARIAAPYVPPEQNTGRSWSDENTESGGQQPLFVDQNPGYDTPSPDANPMGSADPSGEVARSLADVVAMSIHREGGQVVGYKIRPGRNAEQFSALGLQPDDIVTAVNGVPLTSPGKVMEIYKNMSNATSASLEIKRGGSVLSVDVVLQ, encoded by the coding sequence ATGCAAGATAAATTCATTTCTCCCCGGTTGGCACTGGATCAGCGCACGGCTCAATTCGAGCAGGTGCTGCGTCGTGGTGCCGCCCTGCTGGGCAAGGTGCCGCTGGAGCGATGGAAATGGCTCGCCACCTTATTATTAGTGTTGTGGTTGAGTCACAGTCTTGCGCGGCTGTTCTGGTTGGTTGCGCCAACACCGGATATTCCGGCCGCGACTGCCTCTGCTGTTGTGGCACCGGCGGGTCAATCCCCCAGTGATGCCCCACCCATTGATATCGCTTCGCTGACTGAGTCCGAGGTTTTCGGGAAGATGGATGCCGCTGCCGCAGAAGAAGCCGCCGCGACACCGGCACCCTCTGTTATCGAAGATGACGCTGTGGATACCCAGTTGAACCTGGTCTTGCGCGGCGTGATTGGTAGTAGTGATGATGCATCGGCCCGCGCCATCATCGCCAACGGGGCTGAAGCAGATGTTTACGCCCCCGGTGACGAGTTGCCGGTCGGCCGTGGCGTTACCCTGGCCAAGGTGCTTGATCTGCGGGTTATCCTGAACAACAACGGTCGTTATGAATCGCTTTGGCTATATAAAGACGATCCTAACGCACGCATTGCTGCACCCTATGTGCCGCCGGAGCAAAATACGGGACGTAGCTGGAGTGATGAAAACACGGAATCCGGTGGCCAACAGCCGCTATTTGTGGACCAGAATCCGGGCTACGACACGCCGTCACCCGATGCCAACCCTATGGGTTCAGCTGATCCCAGTGGCGAGGTGGCTCGTTCCCTGGCGGATGTGGTGGCGATGAGTATCCATCGTGAAGGCGGTCAGGTGGTGGGTTACAAAATCCGCCCGGGTCGCAACGCGGAGCAGTTTTCAGCGCTGGGGCTACAGCCGGACGATATCGTCACGGCAGTAAATGGTGTGCCGCTCACCAGCCCCGGTAAAGTTATGGAAATTTATAAAAATATGAGCAATGCAACTTCCGCCAGCCTCGAAATTAAACGCGGTGGTAGCGTCTTGTCTGTCGATGTTGTGCTTCAATAA
- the gspD gene encoding type II secretion system secretin GspD, whose translation MNLRYKPAKLAAVLIALCLGFNTVAAEQSWTVNFNDTDIQQVIKFMADATGKTIIIDPKVRGPVKVISAKPLNSEELYDLFLSVLDVHGYTAIESGSVVRIVPNRDARSLPVPNETNVTEVDDTYITQVIQLKNISAAKVLPTLRPLVPQYGHISAYDSSNALIITDTRANIIRLNELIAKIDQSAVIGTELIELRYAQAADIVNIITTLEKPDPNRGTTTSPVVLVADKRINGVIISGDDLQRQRVKMLIDQMDRPQTKNSNMRVVYLKYAKAEEVSKVLTGMVQNLAQAKPVEGQTPGGTAGIQFDADTNAVLITADSDVMESLLTVVESLDIRRAQVLVEAIIVEVSENNGKELGIEWMYRDSEYGFGSSGRGDRGILGGVAGAAFEGGDSGLADLASGLSGIAGQAFGIGRLGTRTDFAALIKMLQENNKTNILSTPNLLTTDNHEASISVGQEVPFETGSYTSTGGTTNPSSPFTTIERKDVGVMLTVTPHVNDGDSVVLDISQEVSSIEDTTTRGIITNKRTIETQILAENSQIVVLGGLIRDEIRTTDLKVPILGSIPVIGNAFRSQTSDVVKTNLLVFIRATVVEDGKMMTGATAEKYSAIRDMQIEQRRKAGILVNSREVPVLPEWVDVATLPKPESEESLPAEVIDLRSNSIDPPAEE comes from the coding sequence GTGAACCTTCGTTATAAACCTGCCAAGCTCGCCGCCGTGCTGATCGCATTGTGCCTGGGCTTCAACACGGTCGCCGCAGAGCAAAGTTGGACGGTCAACTTCAATGACACGGATATCCAGCAAGTCATCAAATTTATGGCGGATGCTACGGGCAAAACCATCATCATCGACCCGAAAGTGCGTGGACCGGTCAAGGTTATCTCCGCCAAGCCGCTTAACAGTGAAGAACTCTACGATCTGTTTCTTTCTGTGCTGGATGTGCATGGTTATACCGCAATAGAAAGCGGCTCGGTCGTGCGCATTGTCCCCAACCGCGATGCCCGGTCGCTGCCGGTACCTAACGAAACCAATGTGACGGAAGTCGACGATACCTACATCACCCAGGTTATCCAGCTTAAAAATATCAGCGCAGCCAAGGTGCTGCCAACCCTGCGCCCGCTGGTGCCGCAATACGGCCATATCTCCGCTTACGATTCCAGTAACGCCCTGATCATCACCGATACCCGCGCCAACATCATTCGCTTGAACGAACTGATCGCCAAGATCGACCAATCAGCGGTGATCGGCACTGAACTGATTGAATTGCGTTACGCCCAGGCGGCGGACATTGTGAACATCATCACCACGCTGGAAAAACCGGACCCGAACCGTGGCACGACAACGTCGCCCGTGGTGCTGGTGGCGGACAAGCGCATCAATGGTGTGATCATCAGCGGCGATGACCTGCAGCGCCAGCGGGTGAAGATGCTGATCGACCAGATGGACCGTCCGCAGACCAAGAACAGCAATATGCGCGTGGTGTATCTCAAGTACGCCAAGGCGGAAGAGGTTTCCAAAGTGCTGACCGGCATGGTGCAAAACCTTGCCCAGGCCAAACCGGTAGAAGGCCAAACGCCTGGCGGCACGGCCGGTATTCAGTTTGATGCGGATACCAACGCGGTACTGATCACCGCTGACAGCGACGTGATGGAATCTTTATTGACCGTCGTTGAAAGCCTCGATATTCGTCGCGCCCAGGTGTTGGTGGAGGCGATTATTGTTGAGGTTAGCGAAAACAATGGTAAAGAGCTGGGTATTGAATGGATGTACCGTGACAGCGAATACGGCTTCGGTAGTTCCGGGCGTGGCGACCGCGGTATTCTTGGTGGCGTAGCGGGTGCTGCTTTTGAGGGAGGAGATTCAGGCTTGGCTGATCTGGCATCCGGACTGAGTGGTATCGCTGGTCAGGCATTTGGTATTGGACGCTTGGGTACGCGCACTGACTTTGCGGCCTTGATCAAGATGCTGCAGGAAAACAACAAAACCAACATTCTTTCCACTCCGAATTTATTGACAACAGACAACCATGAAGCGTCAATTTCTGTTGGCCAGGAAGTCCCTTTCGAAACAGGTTCTTATACGTCGACGGGCGGTACTACCAATCCCTCAAGCCCCTTTACCACCATCGAACGTAAAGATGTGGGTGTGATGCTTACTGTTACTCCCCACGTGAATGACGGGGACAGTGTGGTGCTGGATATCAGTCAGGAAGTGTCAAGCATCGAAGATACGACTACCCGCGGCATTATTACCAATAAACGTACCATCGAAACTCAGATTCTCGCGGAGAATAGTCAGATCGTTGTACTGGGCGGGTTAATTAGAGACGAGATCCGCACCACTGATCTTAAGGTGCCTATTCTCGGCAGTATTCCTGTCATCGGTAATGCTTTCCGAAGTCAAACGTCAGATGTTGTCAAAACCAACTTGCTGGTCTTTATTCGTGCCACGGTGGTGGAGGACGGCAAAATGATGACTGGCGCCACGGCAGAAAAATACAGCGCTATCCGCGATATGCAGATAGAGCAACGTCGTAAGGCCGGTATTCTGGTTAATAGTCGCGAAGTTCCAGTATTGCCAGAGTGGGTTGACGTGGCGACACTGCCTAAGCCCGAAAGCGAGGAATCCCTGCCGGCTGAGGTCATCGACCTACGTTCCAATTCTATCGACCCACCGGCAGAGGAGTAA
- the gspE gene encoding type II secretion system ATPase GspE: protein MAVTDDLSTLEEPLAAATLSEDEEQAASAAAAERARLPFSFATTHGVMLEEEGARKLLYRPGLTIDVLLELQRYLGSDFELEEVPADDFQRRLTREYQSGEGAAQRAAEDLGAEYDLSSLADDLADRTDLLAGDDDAPIIRLINAILSQAVREGASDIHLEPFEDRVSVRFRIDGVLTEVLSPKPELAPVLVSRLKVMARLDIAEKRLPQDGRITVRLAGHAVDIRVSTIPSAFGERIVLRLLDQAAGQLKLEQLAMPKHVHDGLSRALLKPHGIILVTGPTGSGKTTTLYAGLSHINSRSRNILTIEDPVEYLLPGIGQTQVNPKVEMTFARGLRAILRQDPDVVMVGEIRDGETAEIAIQASLTGHLVLSTLHTNTAIGAVMRLKDMGVEPFLLASSLEVVMAQRLVRMLCEHCKEPYEPSEAERDMLKLPANASIWRPMGCKHCNSQGYRGRKGIYELIEINERIRHLIHEQAGEQELLAEARKHSPSMSDDGRNCVLKGITSIEEVLRVTTQL from the coding sequence ATTGCCGTGACGGACGATCTGTCTACGCTCGAAGAACCTCTGGCTGCAGCAACGCTGTCCGAGGACGAAGAACAGGCTGCCAGCGCGGCAGCGGCTGAGCGTGCGCGCCTGCCCTTCAGCTTCGCCACGACACACGGTGTCATGCTGGAGGAAGAGGGTGCGCGCAAGTTGTTGTATCGCCCCGGCTTGACCATTGATGTGCTGCTGGAATTGCAGCGTTATCTGGGCTCCGATTTTGAGCTGGAAGAAGTCCCTGCCGATGATTTCCAGCGGCGTTTGACCCGCGAATACCAAAGCGGCGAAGGTGCTGCCCAACGTGCGGCGGAAGACCTGGGTGCTGAGTACGATCTTTCATCTTTGGCGGACGACCTGGCAGATCGCACCGATTTGCTCGCTGGCGATGACGATGCACCTATTATTCGTTTGATCAATGCCATTCTGTCGCAAGCCGTGCGCGAAGGTGCGTCGGATATTCACCTTGAGCCCTTTGAAGATCGCGTATCGGTACGTTTCCGTATCGACGGTGTCTTGACTGAAGTACTCTCACCCAAACCGGAATTGGCACCGGTACTGGTGTCCCGTCTTAAAGTTATGGCTCGTCTGGATATCGCGGAAAAACGTTTGCCGCAGGACGGTCGTATCACTGTACGCCTGGCGGGTCACGCCGTGGATATCCGGGTATCGACCATTCCCTCGGCATTCGGCGAGCGTATCGTATTGCGTCTGCTCGATCAGGCTGCGGGCCAGCTCAAACTTGAGCAGCTGGCGATGCCCAAACATGTTCACGATGGCCTGTCGCGGGCGTTGTTGAAACCCCACGGCATTATTCTGGTAACCGGGCCGACCGGTTCTGGTAAAACCACCACGCTCTATGCCGGCCTGAGCCATATCAACAGCCGCAGTCGGAACATCCTCACCATCGAAGACCCGGTGGAATACCTGTTGCCCGGTATCGGACAGACCCAGGTTAATCCCAAGGTGGAGATGACCTTTGCCCGGGGGCTGCGCGCCATCCTGCGTCAGGACCCGGACGTGGTGATGGTGGGTGAGATCCGTGACGGCGAGACTGCCGAGATTGCGATCCAGGCCAGTTTGACCGGTCACCTTGTGTTGTCCACCCTGCACACCAACACCGCGATCGGTGCAGTAATGCGCTTGAAAGACATGGGCGTGGAGCCATTCTTGCTGGCATCGAGTCTGGAAGTGGTCATGGCCCAGCGTCTGGTGCGGATGCTGTGTGAGCACTGTAAGGAACCTTACGAGCCTAGCGAAGCCGAGCGGGACATGCTCAAGCTGCCGGCGAATGCCAGTATCTGGCGTCCCATGGGCTGTAAACACTGCAACAGCCAGGGTTATCGCGGTCGTAAGGGGATTTACGAATTGATTGAAATTAACGAACGTATACGCCATCTGATTCACGAGCAAGCGGGTGAACAGGAATTGTTAGCGGAAGCGCGCAAGCACAGCCCTTCCATGAGTGATGACGGCCGCAATTGTGTGCTCAAAGGCATCACCAGTATTGAAGAAGTACTGCGGGTAACAACGCAGTTATAA
- the gspF gene encoding type II secretion system inner membrane protein GspF translates to MGAYSYRALNETGKAVKGILEGDSERQVRSQLRAKKLKPLEVINVTGKAIKAGDDTSFSGMRSRWGKRLNTRELSLITRQLASLVRSGLPLDEALHATARQQNKQNIKQILLQVRTKVLEGFSLAQALGENPAAFNEMYRALVRAGESSGYLGPVLERLADYTQTSQQVQQRLKMAMIYPVVLLVISLSVIGALMAFVVPKLVGIFAHSQRDLPPLTQALIATSDFVVNYGIYCIFALIGIVFGIKRLLRNENRLRTWHSWQLRLPVIGNLVRQINSARFAATLSLLSSSGVPLLQALSIAGQVMSNKLLQESCEQVAAAVREGSSLYRAMENVGTFPPLLVQLVSSGEANGTLPQQLDNAAQDQERELEMMLGMAMGLLEPLTIVFMGLAVCLIVMAILQPIFEMNSLI, encoded by the coding sequence ATGGGTGCATACAGTTATCGCGCATTGAACGAGACGGGTAAGGCCGTCAAAGGCATCCTGGAAGGCGATTCTGAACGCCAGGTCCGGAGCCAGTTGCGCGCGAAAAAACTCAAGCCGCTGGAGGTCATTAATGTCACCGGTAAGGCCATTAAAGCGGGCGACGACACCAGTTTTTCCGGCATGCGTAGCCGCTGGGGAAAACGTCTAAACACGCGTGAACTTAGCCTGATTACCCGTCAATTGGCCTCACTGGTGCGCTCCGGTCTGCCGCTGGATGAAGCCTTGCATGCTACCGCGCGCCAGCAGAACAAGCAGAACATCAAGCAGATTCTGCTACAGGTCAGGACCAAGGTTCTTGAGGGTTTCAGCCTGGCACAGGCGCTGGGTGAAAATCCGGCGGCGTTTAATGAGATGTATCGTGCTCTGGTGCGCGCTGGTGAAAGTTCCGGCTACCTCGGACCGGTATTGGAGCGGCTCGCGGACTACACCCAGACCAGCCAACAGGTACAGCAGCGTCTGAAGATGGCGATGATCTACCCGGTGGTGCTGTTGGTTATCAGCCTGTCGGTGATCGGGGCCTTGATGGCCTTTGTTGTACCCAAGCTTGTAGGTATCTTTGCTCACAGTCAGCGCGATCTCCCGCCCTTGACCCAGGCATTGATTGCCACCAGTGACTTTGTGGTTAATTACGGCATCTATTGTATTTTTGCCTTGATCGGGATTGTGTTTGGGATCAAGCGACTCTTGCGCAACGAAAACCGTCTGCGCACCTGGCACAGCTGGCAATTGCGTTTGCCAGTGATCGGCAATCTCGTGCGGCAGATCAACAGTGCCCGGTTTGCCGCAACCTTGAGCCTGTTGTCATCCAGTGGTGTGCCGTTATTGCAGGCCTTGAGTATCGCTGGTCAGGTGATGAGTAATAAGTTGTTGCAGGAGTCTTGCGAGCAGGTTGCCGCCGCCGTGCGCGAAGGTAGCAGCCTTTACCGCGCCATGGAGAATGTCGGGACCTTCCCACCATTGCTGGTGCAACTGGTATCCAGCGGTGAAGCTAACGGTACCCTGCCACAACAATTGGACAATGCGGCCCAGGATCAGGAACGGGAGCTGGAGATGATGCTGGGGATGGCCATGGGCCTGCTGGAGCCATTGACCATCGTATTTATGGGATTGGCGGTGTGCCTGATTGTTATGGCGATCCTGCAGCCGATCTTTGAGATGAATAGTCTGATTTAA
- the gspG gene encoding type II secretion system major pseudopilin GspG, translated as MKAVNHSMSNHQGMRRQAGFSLIEIMVVVIIIGLLASIVAPAVLDRADEARIQKVQADFKSIQTALKLYRIDNFVYPNTEQGLEALVTKPSITPIPRNWKSSGYIETLQQDPWGRPYLYLSPGEAHEYDIYTLGADGVSGGEGPNADISIWDQPAQSE; from the coding sequence ATGAAAGCTGTTAATCACTCTATGTCCAACCACCAGGGAATGCGTCGGCAGGCGGGTTTCAGTTTGATCGAGATCATGGTGGTGGTCATCATCATCGGCTTGCTCGCCAGTATCGTGGCGCCGGCGGTGTTGGATCGTGCAGACGAGGCGCGTATCCAGAAAGTCCAGGCGGACTTCAAATCCATTCAAACTGCCCTGAAGCTTTACCGGATCGATAACTTTGTTTATCCCAACACGGAGCAAGGTTTGGAGGCGCTGGTAACCAAACCCAGTATTACCCCGATTCCGCGCAACTGGAAAAGCAGCGGCTATATCGAAACCCTGCAACAGGACCCCTGGGGTCGTCCCTACCTGTACCTCAGCCCTGGCGAAGCGCACGAATATGACATTTATACCCTGGGTGCAGATGGCGTCAGCGGCGGTGAAGGCCCCAATGCTGATATCAGCATCTGGGATCAACCGGCCCAGTCGGAATAA
- a CDS encoding prepilin-type N-terminal cleavage/methylation domain-containing protein, which translates to MNKPVINLVDNKVVKHRQGGFTLLEIMVVILILGFALGVVSLSVGGDDGASAAHKEAEDFMLTANFVAEQTVLNSQIIGLFFEPRNAADSIDVQWCYRWQQRRDNTWQEISSLPEHCLPTILQVEMIVEDEPYEHDPDLTPTPPVLVFYPSGESTPFELAIFESQGGFTEEETIQRIEVDMMSDVRWRNRDEADAAAEAAGYR; encoded by the coding sequence GTGAACAAGCCTGTGATTAACCTTGTGGATAACAAAGTGGTAAAGCACCGGCAAGGCGGATTCACGCTGCTGGAGATCATGGTGGTGATCCTGATCCTCGGTTTTGCATTGGGGGTTGTATCACTTTCGGTTGGGGGTGATGACGGCGCTTCGGCGGCCCACAAAGAAGCCGAAGATTTTATGCTCACCGCCAACTTTGTCGCCGAACAGACGGTGCTGAACAGCCAGATCATTGGCTTGTTTTTTGAGCCGCGTAATGCAGCCGATTCTATCGACGTGCAATGGTGTTATCGCTGGCAGCAGCGACGCGACAATACCTGGCAGGAAATATCGTCCCTGCCGGAACACTGCCTGCCGACGATATTGCAGGTGGAAATGATCGTGGAGGATGAACCCTACGAGCATGACCCGGATCTGACACCCACGCCGCCGGTATTGGTGTTTTATCCCAGCGGTGAATCAACCCCTTTTGAACTGGCGATCTTTGAGTCGCAAGGGGGCTTTACCGAAGAGGAAACGATTCAGCGAATCGAGGTGGATATGATGAGTGATGTTCGCTGGCGCAATCGCGATGAGGCTGACGCAGCTGCCGAGGCAGCGGGATACAGATAA
- the gspI gene encoding type II secretion system minor pseudopilin GspI, which yields MTRHHRARHSGRGFTLIEVMVALAVVAMALPAMLTLVMSQLDGTVAIREKTLAFWVAENELTRIRMQQRYFTEMKLPDTDKGTVNMGSMQWYWEMTREETTMEDFYRIEILVYAGGPVNPNGSGSSPSSTARRNLANKEPMARLAGFLSD from the coding sequence ATGACTAGACATCATCGGGCAAGACATTCCGGGCGGGGCTTCACCCTGATCGAAGTCATGGTTGCCCTGGCGGTGGTTGCTATGGCCTTGCCGGCCATGTTGACCCTGGTGATGAGTCAATTGGATGGCACAGTCGCCATCCGCGAAAAGACCCTGGCATTCTGGGTGGCGGAAAACGAATTGACCCGCATCCGCATGCAACAGCGCTATTTTACGGAGATGAAGCTGCCGGACACCGACAAAGGCACAGTCAATATGGGCAGCATGCAGTGGTATTGGGAGATGACCCGGGAAGAGACCACCATGGAAGACTTCTACCGGATCGAGATTCTGGTGTATGCCGGTGGGCCGGTAAATCCCAACGGTTCGGGCAGTTCACCCTCCAGTACCGCGCGACGCAATCTGGCTAATAAAGAACCCATGGCGCGCCTGGCAGGATTTTTAAGTGATTAA
- the gspJ gene encoding type II secretion system minor pseudopilin GspJ, translated as MIKRQQSAGFTLLEVLIALSIAAVIAAMSYQAIEGATGGAERTRDVMAEINQLDRTWQIIASDMRQVLKPEIGQRGPRFEFKAESLERAGDDVEQVLMSFTRRGWINPMERLRSDLQQVSYRIAEGKLWRDYLPERNVPIDELDFEETALNQMLLEGVKDVQFRFLPTELVQQRGPIILGGLDYTRDWEPVWPRPEQTGQASMPAAVEITIDVEGMGVSARLFELTQ; from the coding sequence GTGATTAAGCGGCAGCAATCAGCAGGTTTTACCCTGCTTGAAGTGTTGATCGCGCTATCCATCGCGGCGGTTATCGCGGCCATGTCTTACCAGGCAATCGAAGGCGCTACCGGTGGCGCTGAGCGAACCCGCGATGTGATGGCCGAGATCAATCAGCTGGATCGCACGTGGCAAATCATTGCTTCGGACATGCGCCAGGTGCTGAAACCGGAAATCGGACAGCGTGGCCCACGTTTTGAATTTAAAGCCGAAAGTCTTGAGCGCGCTGGCGACGATGTTGAACAGGTATTGATGAGTTTCACCCGCCGGGGCTGGATTAATCCGATGGAACGCTTGCGCAGTGATCTGCAGCAAGTCAGTTACCGCATCGCTGAGGGTAAACTCTGGCGCGACTATTTGCCGGAGCGCAATGTACCGATTGATGAGCTGGATTTTGAGGAGACAGCACTCAATCAAATGCTGTTAGAAGGGGTTAAGGACGTGCAGTTTCGCTTCCTTCCGACAGAACTGGTGCAGCAGCGCGGCCCGATCATTCTGGGCGGTCTGGATTACACCCGCGACTGGGAGCCGGTGTGGCCAAGACCGGAGCAGACTGGCCAGGCCAGTATGCCCGCAGCGGTAGAGATCACCATTGATGTCGAGGGGATGGGTGTCAGTGCGCGCCTTTTTGAACTTACACAGTAA
- the gspK gene encoding type II secretion system minor pseudopilin GspK, whose translation MNLHSKREAGAVLVMALLIVAVVAGLSIKFAGDYQLGLTRAESRWHGTQARAYMLGMEDAALELLKEADQDPEVDYLGEGWDTEVPFEIDGGWLLARAVDASSLIDLNSLTGNNFGERPLTDPERYTEPQRRFIRLLQTFPDLPIQLEEACQIVEAIVDWTDPDDNESGFGGAESYYYQGLEMPYNAANGSFRSVDELRLVRYMTPELMTLLRPYITVLQSTTAPGGQQQGGQQQGGSSSTINVNTMPPHLLRTLNNKTVLAPLGELEAEQLAQAIPTDGFYPTVEEFKSSWETAIGNGELDISGLAVKTEFFWLYIQVDLVEQRRGMRSLIQRDGQNFKVVLRNDTY comes from the coding sequence TTGAACTTACACAGTAAACGAGAGGCCGGTGCTGTTCTGGTCATGGCCTTGTTGATTGTGGCTGTGGTGGCGGGGTTAAGCATCAAATTTGCCGGTGACTACCAACTGGGGCTGACGCGGGCCGAAAGTCGCTGGCATGGTACCCAAGCCAGAGCCTATATGCTGGGGATGGAAGATGCGGCCCTGGAACTGCTGAAGGAGGCGGACCAGGACCCCGAGGTGGATTATCTCGGTGAGGGCTGGGACACCGAAGTACCTTTTGAGATTGATGGTGGTTGGCTGCTGGCGCGGGCAGTGGATGCCAGCAGTTTGATTGATTTGAACTCACTGACAGGCAACAACTTCGGCGAGCGGCCATTAACTGATCCGGAACGTTACACCGAGCCCCAGCGACGCTTTATCCGGTTATTGCAGACCTTCCCGGATTTGCCGATCCAGCTGGAGGAAGCCTGTCAGATTGTCGAAGCCATCGTTGATTGGACTGATCCGGACGATAACGAGTCAGGATTTGGCGGTGCCGAATCCTATTATTACCAGGGGCTGGAGATGCCGTACAACGCGGCTAACGGTTCCTTCAGAAGTGTGGATGAGCTGCGGCTGGTGCGCTACATGACCCCCGAGCTGATGACGCTGTTGCGGCCCTACATTACGGTATTGCAGTCGACGACGGCTCCGGGTGGACAGCAGCAGGGTGGGCAACAACAAGGTGGTTCCTCATCCACCATCAATGTGAACACCATGCCGCCGCACCTGTTGCGAACGCTTAACAACAAAACCGTCCTGGCGCCTCTGGGCGAACTGGAAGCTGAGCAACTGGCGCAAGCCATCCCGACCGATGGTTTCTACCCGACAGTAGAAGAGTTTAAAAGCAGCTGGGAGACCGCTATAGGCAACGGGGAGTTGGATATCAGCGGGCTGGCAGTAAAGACAGAGTTTTTCTGGCTCTACATCCAGGTAGACCTGGTCGAGCAACGGCGCGGCATGCGGAGTTTGATCCAGCGCGATGGCCAAAATTTTAAAGTGGTATTGCGCAACGATACCTACTGA
- the gspL gene encoding type II secretion system protein GspL produces MSDQLVLYINRAADTYRWCWLDANSRALTDTAGSGDLQALEASLGAGTHQAWLIVPGTKVITRELEYNEKEKKHLRNLLPFQLEDNVIGDVDRFHFALGPLNNGKVCVAYMEKAWLETVFEQLKSIAVEVTQCRSAPLALPLSASAPVDGVEATAESNDHWTLQIHEGVVMVRYTAHLGFSVDVPHARLALQMLLTAQERVDQLPQLTLRAVNERDLATLRELLPPSLTERVISEVIVDFWQLDYGNSSIDLCQGDFSQRLPIERWWRNWRSVGTLAAVSLGVYIGVLLFHIHVLKDENLEIRRQIEGVYRTVVPQGALVDAEKQLTGMARELQPAGQSARAMELISEVLPPLSGNDSIILRSIQYSADTSEINLNLQANAFNAIEQVRTNIEQKGLKAELLSSSAQGEIFSARLKISKLN; encoded by the coding sequence ATGTCAGATCAACTTGTGCTTTATATCAATCGCGCAGCGGACACGTACCGCTGGTGCTGGCTGGACGCCAACAGTCGCGCGCTGACTGACACGGCCGGCAGTGGCGATCTGCAAGCCCTGGAAGCCAGTCTGGGGGCTGGCACTCATCAGGCCTGGCTTATCGTGCCCGGCACCAAGGTTATTACGCGCGAACTTGAATACAACGAAAAAGAAAAGAAACACCTGCGCAACCTGCTGCCCTTCCAATTGGAAGATAACGTTATCGGCGATGTCGACCGTTTCCATTTTGCGCTCGGCCCCCTGAATAACGGCAAAGTCTGTGTCGCCTATATGGAAAAGGCCTGGCTGGAAACGGTATTTGAGCAACTGAAAAGTATTGCTGTTGAAGTGACTCAATGTCGGTCGGCACCTCTGGCTCTGCCTCTAAGTGCATCTGCACCGGTTGACGGTGTGGAGGCTACAGCGGAGTCCAATGATCACTGGACCTTGCAGATCCATGAAGGCGTGGTCATGGTGCGTTATACCGCTCACCTTGGTTTCAGTGTGGATGTTCCCCACGCGCGCCTGGCGCTGCAAATGCTGCTGACCGCCCAGGAACGGGTAGATCAATTGCCGCAACTCACCTTGCGCGCTGTTAATGAACGGGATCTGGCCACATTGCGCGAACTGCTTCCGCCATCACTCACCGAGCGGGTTATCAGCGAAGTCATCGTCGATTTCTGGCAGCTTGATTACGGCAACTCCAGTATTGATTTGTGTCAGGGTGACTTTTCCCAGCGTCTGCCCATCGAGCGTTGGTGGCGCAACTGGCGCTCGGTAGGGACGCTGGCGGCTGTCAGTCTCGGGGTGTACATCGGTGTGTTGCTCTTTCACATTCATGTTCTGAAAGATGAAAACCTGGAGATTCGCCGGCAGATTGAAGGCGTATACCGCACGGTTGTGCCCCAGGGTGCGCTGGTGGATGCGGAAAAACAGTTGACCGGTATGGCGCGTGAGCTGCAACCGGCCGGACAATCCGCGCGTGCCATGGAATTGATCTCCGAAGTCCTGCCGCCCCTGAGTGGCAATGACTCTATTATTTTGCGCAGCATCCAATACTCCGCAGACACCAGCGAGATTAACCTGAACCTGCAAGCGAATGCGTTTAATGCCATTGAACAGGTGCGTACCAATATTGAACAAAAAGGCTTGAAGGCGGAGCTGCTCAGCTCCAGCGCCCAGGGCGAGATTTTCTCGGCGCGCCTCAAGATCAGCAAACTTAACTGA